From the Panulirus ornatus isolate Po-2019 chromosome 58, ASM3632096v1, whole genome shotgun sequence genome, one window contains:
- the LOC139766759 gene encoding cuticle protein AM1199-like, which translates to MKLVILACLAAVAVAAPQQYHNYDRPDYRHIAILRDEREDRGDGNFRYEFETENGIHVNAVGTPGSKGQSNIQGFFRFPLDNGPIAEVSYVADELGYRPQSPLIPTPHPLPAHAIEQIRVAEEQRRQGIIYE; encoded by the exons atgaagCTC GTGATCCTCGCCTGCCTGGCCGCCGTCGCCGTCGCCGCCCCCCAGCAGTATCACAACTACGACAGGCCAGATTACCGACACATCGCCATCCTGAGGGACGAACGTGAGGATCGTGGCGATGGCAACTTCCGCTACGAGTTCGAGACTGAGAACGGCATCCACGTGAACGCCGTCGGCACCCCGGGCTCCAAGGGCCAGAGCAACATCCAGGGCTTCTTCAG GTTCCCCTTGGACAATGGACCCATCGCTGAGGTCTCCTACGTCGCCGACGAGTTGGGCTACCGTCCCCAGTCCCCGCTGATCCCCACGCCCCACCCACTCCCCGCCCACGCCATCGAGCAGATCCGCGTCGCTGAGGAGCAACGTCGTCAGGGAATCATCTATGAGTAG